GCTCGAACGGGGGACGTTCGGGCTCGCGTTCTGTCCGGAGCGCACGAAGTCGGGCAGGGCCTTGCAGGACATCCGCGGGGCGTACCCGAAGGTCGTCGGCGGCGTCGACGCGGCCAGCACCCGCGCGGCCGAGCTGATCTACGGGGAGCTCACGAGCAACGAGGTCCACCCGGTCTCGGACGCGACGACCGCGGAGGCCGTGAAGGTGTTCGAGGGCGTCTACCGCGACGTCAACATCGCGCTGGCCAACGAACTGGGCCGGCTCGCCGACGAGCTGGGGATCTCCGTCCGCGAGGCGATCGACACGGCCAACGGGATCCCGGTCTGTCAGCTCCACGAGCCCGGCCCCGGGGTCGGGGGCCACTGTATCCCCTACTATCCCCACTTCCTGCTCTCGCGGCTCGAGGAGCCGATGCCGGTGATGCGGACGGCCCGGGAGCTCAACGACGCGATGCCGTCGGTCGTCGTCGACAGGCTCGCCGACGAGCTGGCGGCGACGGGAGTCGACCTCGCCGAGGCCTCGGTCGCGGTGCTGGGAATCACGTACCGACCCGGCGTCGAGGAAACCCGCGCGTCGCCAGCGATCGGCGTCATCGAGGCGCTTCGGGAGGCCGGGGCCGACGTCGTCGGCGTCGACCCGCTCGTCGATCCCGCCGAGTACGGGGCTCGCCCGGTCACCATCGAGGACGTCCCCGAGAAGTCGTTCGACGGCGTCGTCGTCGTCACCCCCCACGAGGAGTTCGAGGCGATCCCCTGGGGCGACCTCGAGCCGATGGTCGTCCTCGACGGACGGGACGCCATCGACCTCTCCGGGACGGGCCACCGCCAGTACACCCTCGCGGGAACGCACGCGGGGTCGTCGCCCGTCGTGAACGCGGGCGAACTCGAGGACGCGAGCGACGCGCCCGACCCGGAGCCGACGCGAACGGACGGTGGGGGCGATGTATAAGGGTCAGTCAGTCGCGGTCGTCGTCACCGCCTACGAGGAGGCGGCGTTCGTCGGTCGCGTCCTCGAGACGGTGCCCGACTACGTCGATCGGATCTACGCCGTCGACGACGCCTCGCCCGACGACTCCTGGGCCGTCATTCGGCGCGTCGCCGAGCGGATCAACGAGTCCACCGAGCCGACGCGGACGGTCGCCGATGGCGGCGACGGCCGACGGGTCGTCCCGATCCGCCACGAGGAAAACAGGGGGTACGGCGCCGCCGTCAAGACCGGCTACGAGCGGGCCGTCGACGACGGGATCGACGTCGTCGCCGTGATGAACGGCGACGGGCAGATGGATCCCGCGATCCTCGACCGGATCCTCGACCCCGTCGTCGACGGCGAGGCCGACTACGCGAAGGGGAACCGGCTGCTCACGCCCGAGGACCGCGACTCGATGTCGACGTTCCGGTTCGTCGGCAACGCCATGCTCACGGGGCTCTCGAAGTTCGCCACCGGCTACTGGACGCTGTCGGATCCCCAGAACGGGTACACCGCCATCTCCCGGGAGACGATCGAGCGCCTCGACCTCGAGGCGATCACGGATCAGTACGGCTTTCTCAACCACCTCCTGACCCACCTCAACGTCGCGGAGTGTCGGGTCGCGGACGTCCCCATGACGGCCGTCTACGGCGAGGAGGAGTCGAGCATCCGCTACCCGGCGTTCGTCCAGTTCGTCTCGCTACTCCTGCTCCGGAGTTTCTGCTGGCGGCTCAAGATCCGCTACGTCGTCCGGGGCTTTCACCCGGCCGTCGTCTTCTACGGCGCCGGCGCGACCGGGCTGGCCGGCGGGGTCGCGGGGCTGGTCGGCTCGCTCGCCCGCCACCTCCGGGGTGCCGAGAGCGTTACCGACGCGATCGCGTCCTTCGTCGCCGTGCTGGTCGGCACGACCGCGCTCGGGATCGGTATCTGGCTCGACCGCGAGGAGAACGCCGCGCTCGAGGTGGCCCCGTCCGACCGACTCGACGAGGACGTCACCGACGAAACGTCCTCGGAGCGACTCGGGGAGACGGCACCCCAGTCGGTCGACTAGGGAAGCGAGTGTCCCGTCCTCGGCGCCGGGTCGGGAGATCCGTTCCGCAAGACGAGCGAACGGGCTATCGAGCGCACGAACCACGCGTCCTCGATACACTATATAAAGTACCCCTCAAATAACGGACGTCCACTCACCCGTGTTCGGCTCCTCCGTACAAATACAAGAGGTCAACTGATCATGTCTACTACTACTCGAAACAGACTCGAAAGCCGGTATGCGGGAATCACGCTCGAAGGACAACCCCACGCGCTGTCGGCGTGGTTCATCGTCGCCCTGCGGTTCGTGATGGGCGCAATGATGCTGTTCGCCGGACTTGGCAAGTTCGCGTTCGTCAGCGGCGAGGCGTTCGATGCCAGCGGCTTCCTCGTCCACGGTATCGATCCAGCCAGCCCCGTCAGCGGTTTGTACGCCGCGATGGCGGGCAACGCGATGTTGCTCGAGGTTATCAACGTCGTCGTCCCGGTCACACAGGTGCTGATCGGCGTGGCACTGATCGCCGGCGCGTTCGTCCGGCTGGCCGCCCTCGGCGGCGCCATCCAGATGAGCATGTTCTACCTCGGCGGCTGGGAGGGCCAGTGGCTCGCACTGTTCGACTCGACGCTGATCTACGCCGTCGTCTTCCTGGCCATCGCGGCCTTCGGCGCCGGCCGGATCCTCGGGCTGGACCGCTACATCGCGCAGCTCCAGGTTGGCGGACAGGCGCTCGTCGAGCGCTTCCCGAAGCTTCGATACCTGCTGAGCTAACTCCGGATCTTTTTTGGCTGAAAACTGGGAGAAAACCCACAGCTTCGGTCGTGCCGATTGACCCCGTCGAAACCCTCAGTCGGTGATCGATTTGGGGAGTCGTGCTGAACACACAGCCGAGCGTCACACGAACGATTCTCTACCACTGATCGAGCGCAACCGTTGCCGAAGCAAACACCGAGATCTCCAGCAGCGGTCAAAACCAGGCTGCTGGACGCGGGGAACAACGTTTTCCCTGTCAGCCAACTACGGGCGAATATGGACGTCCGAGAGCCGGAGGCTCTCGTTCCAGCGGCTGTTGATACACTCCCGATCAACTTTGCAATCCTCGATAGTGAGGGGACGATCCTGTATACGAATCACGCATGGCGAGCGTTCGGCAGGGCCAACGATATCGACCTTCGGCCGGATACGATCGGTACCAACTATCTCGAGATCACCGAACAGGCGGAGACGGAAACGGCTCAAACTGCTGCCACCGGGTTGTCCGAAATTTTGACGGGTGAACGGGAACTCTTCGAGTTCGAGTACCCGTGCCACTCTCCCGACCAGCAACGGTGGTTCCTCATGCGGGCAGCACAGTTTACCGACGGTAATCGGAGATACGTTGCTGTCGCCCACTTCGATATCACCGACCGGTACGAGTACCAGCGTCGGCTGGAAGAATCCAACGAGCGCCTCCGACAGTTCGCCCACGCTGCCTCCCACGACCTCCAAGAGCCGTTACGGATGATCACGAACTACCTGCAACTGCTCGAGCGCCGGTATAGCGACGAACTCGACGAAGATGCCGAAGAGTTCATCGAGTTCGCAGTCGACGGTGCCGAGCGGATGGAGGCGATGATCGAGGGGCTTCTCACGTACTCCAGGGTCGAAACGCAGGAAAACTCCTTTGATTCGGTCGATCTCGAGGCAGTACTTGAGGATGTTTTGACCGACCTCGGCATCCGGATCGAGGAAACCGATGCTGAAATCACCGCCGAACCGCTGCCGACTGTCAGCGGTGACGCCAGCCAACTCCGCCAGCTCTTCCAGAACCTGTTGGAGAACGCTCTCCAGTACAGCGGCGAGCAGAAGCCTCGAGTGTCGATCGCTGCGACGCGTGACGAGGACGAGTGGGTGATTTCGGTCAGCGACGAGGGGATCGGTATCGATCACGAAGAGGCAGACCGAGTTTTCGAGGTGTTCCAGCGGCTCCACAGCCACGAGGAGTACGACGGGACGGGGATCGGCCTCGCACTCTGTGAGCGAATCGTGGAACGACACGGTGGCGAGATCTGGGTTGCCGCCGACTCCGACGGCGGATCGACGTTCTCGTTTACGCTTCCGCGAGCTGACACCTGAGCCCGTTTTCGAGGGCTGCGGTCACCCGGTGTATTCGGCACGCAGTTTTGACAACGGTTGGATGAAAACGACGAACGCTCCGTTACCCTGCCTGGAACGCCATCACCGAGAAATTCGGCTACTGAAGAACTAGCTCCACCTCCGTTCGAGACGCTCACTCGATTCACCCGCCGATGACGCTGGGCGTGCAGGCAGCACCACTATTCGCGGGAGGAAACACGGGAAAGCTGTGATCGAGAAACTGCCACGGAGCGAGGGTAACAGCATCGGCTACGAAGCCACCGACGAACTGAGCGAGGACGAGTACGCGGAGATCCTGGCCGACGTCGAAGCGGCGATCGACGAGTACGGTTCGGCGAAACTCCTGCTGGATCTCTCCGGCGTTTCCGACTCGTACGCCGAGTTCGACGCGTACGAGGAGGATTTCGGCTTCTACCTTCGACACGGGGAGGACATGGACTGTTACGCGGTCGTCGGCGACGACAGCGTCCTCGAGTGGGGAACGGAGCTCAGCGATCGAGTGACCGAGACGGATATCGAGTTCTTCGACGCGGAGGATCTCGACGACGCGTGGGAGTACGTCGAAGAACAGTGACTCCTCCCACGACTGACGTCGTGGGCGTTCTGTAGCAGGAGCACGCCGTTGAGAGACCCGTTGTCAGAAACGGAACAGTCAGTCGACACCGTCGGCTCGGCTACGGGTCAGCCGCGTCCGAACCGCTCTTCGGACCGGACAGGGGGAAGTCGACTTCGATCGTGTCGTATTAGACTGGGGACCGTGAATCGCCAGTAACGACGGTTTTGTGCCGACTACAGCGATTGCGAGCGGGGGCGAATCGCCTGCTTGGCCGGCGGACTGAGCCGATCGAGCGAGCCCCGCGCGGTCGCGATGTCGACGAGCAGGTCGGTCAGGTTCACCAGCTCGCCGACGTAGGCCTGCCGGCGCCGCTGCCAGCGAGCCGGGACGCCCTCGTCGCCGAGGACGTCGATCGCCCGATCCCGGAGGTTCTCGTAGGCGTCGAACTGTTCGGCGAGCCCGGCCCGCTCGAGGGCCTGGAACTCGCCGTACTCGTGGTCGTCGGTGCCCCGGTAGCGGAACGCGGGGGTGCCAAGCAGGGCGGCCTCGGTGGCCATCGTTCCCGTGTCGGCGACGAGCAGCGAGGCCTCGGCCATCGCGTCGTGGATCAGTGCGGGGTGGAGGTCGTACGGCCGAGCCGGGGAGTCCCGGAGCTCCATCTCGCCGCGCTCGTCGGAGACGAAAACGGTTGCGTCCTCGCTCAGGCGCTCGATCAGGTCCCGGCGCTGCTCTGGCCGAAAGCCCTCGAGATCGGTATCGTGGAGGGCGTCGAGGGCGTTGAACCGCAGGAGGACGTACGGCTCCTCGGGATCGACCCCGAGGTACTCGCGGATCCGTCCGTCGGGCTCGAAAACGTCGGGGTGGAGGTAGGCACACTCCTTGAACCCCTCGAAGGTGTAGTGGTCCGGCCCCAGGTCTCGCCGGGTCACCGCCGGTGAGAGGATGCAGTCGGCGAACGGACGGGAGACGGTGTGGTTGAAATCGCCCGGCTCGTCGTCCAGCACGAGCACCGTCGGCGCCCGCGTCACCGTCCCCGCGAGGGCGGCGTAGGGCCCCCGTCCGAAGACGACGTCGGGGCGAAACCGGACCGACTCCCGGACGATCGTCCCGAGCTGGCCGCCCAGCTCGCGGGCGAACCGCAGCCGGGAGTAGGCGTCGGTACCGTGATCGCCGTACACCCGATACGGCATGCCGAAAAACTCGAGCAGGTCGGTCGTACAGGCGTACTCGCGGGTCAACACGAGGACGTCGTGGCCGGCGCGTTCAAGCCTGTTGACGGTGTGGCGGTACAGGTGGACGTGGGCGGGGGTGTTAGCGAAGACGAGAATCCGCATCGCCTCCCCGTAGCCGTCGATGACCCTTTGTAATAGTACAGCTACCCGTGGACGAAGCCACGGCAGGCGCCGCGAGCCGAACCGTTGTGGGCCGACGCGTCGCGGTCCGGCCGCGTTTCGCTCGCGTAGGCTCTCCGTACCGACCGCGATCGAGCGGTTTCCGGACCCATAACAAACCGTTGCGGACCGGTTGCCTCCGTCGATGAACGTCCTCGTCGTGACGGCCAACGCCGACGCGCCGTTTCTGACCCAGCAGGTGGACGCACTCGAGGCGCGGGGCGTTGCCGTCCGGATCCTGCCGATCGCGGGCGAGGTCGGCGCCGACGTCGACCGGAGCCCGCTGGATTACGTCCGGACGGTCCCGCGGGTGCTCCGCGAGGCGGGTCCCGAGTACGATCTGGTCCACGCCCACTACGGGCTGACTGCGCCCGCCGCGCTGGCTCAGCTGCGACTGCCCGTCGTCCTCTCGCTGTGGGGCTCCGACGTCTACGGCCCGGCCGCACCCGTGAGCAAGCTCTGTGCCCCGCTATGTGCGGAGACGGTCGTCATGTCGGACGCGATGCGGACCGAACTCGGTCGGGGGACGGTGATCCCCGACGGCGTCGATCTCGAGCGGTTCCGCCCCGAATCACGGGCCCGCGCCCGCGAGGACGTCGGGTGGTCGGCCGACGAGTACCACGTCCTCTTTCCCTATTCGCCCGCACGCACGGTGAAAAACTATCCGCGGGCCGAACGCGTCGTCGCTGCCGCCTCGCGACGCCTGGACAGACCCGTTCGACTGCAGACGGTCTCCGGGGTCGACCACGACGCGGTCTCGACCTATCTCAATGCCGCCGACGCCCTGCTTCTGACCTCCGATAGCGAGGGGTCGCCCAACTCAGTCAAGGAGGCCCTGGCCTGCAACGTGCCCGTCGTCTCGGTCCCGGTCGGGGACGTGCCCGAACGGCTCGGCGGGGTCGACCCCTCGGTCGTCGCGAGGACGGACCGGGCGCTGGTCGCGGGCCTGGTCGACGTCCTCGAGCGCGGCGAGCGCTCGAACGGGCGGGAGGCGGCTCGCGAGGTGAGCATCGAACGAACCGCCGACAGGATGCTCGCGGTCTACGAGCGAGCGACCGGAACGCGGGTCGCCGACCGCGAGCGCGAGCGGGAGGCCGTCGCCTCGCGGTAGCTGGGCGATCGCGGGACTACTCACCGAAGACGGCAGCGACGTCCTCGAGCAACGCTCCGGCCGACTCGTGGCCCTCGTACCGGACGGTTCCAGTTCGCCGATCGAGCTCCAGCCAGCCCCGGGATTGCAGCTTCGGCAGCTGGTGGTGGACGATCGCCGACGACAGCTCCTCGCGGTCGCGCTCGGGAATCCGCCTGTCGAGGTGGACGACCAGTTCCTCGACCGTCGCGGTGGGGCCGCCGGCGTCGTTCTCGAAGTAGTGGACGATCTCTCAGCGAAGACTGTCACGCAGCGTGTCGAGGACCCTGTCCACCGCCGGTGCTTTCTCCGGATAGCAGGAACGAGCGACCATAGGAATGGTACCATCTGACACAGTATAGCAATACCGGGGCGAGCGCTCGTGCCGTGCGAGGACGTCCTATCCGAACTCCGTCCGGTACCAGGCGGCCGTCTCCGGAAGGTGGGCCTCGAGCGGGCGGTAGGTGTAGCCCAGTTCCTCGTGGGCCTTCCGGGAGGTGTAGAACAGCCGCTGGGTCGCGAGCCGAGCCATCCGGCGGTCGAAGGGGAACACGCGCCGACCGGTGGTGGCGTCGACGAGTTCGGCGACGGGACCCGCCGCGTGAATCGCAGTCGGCGGGACGGGCACCCGCGCGGGAGCGCCGTCGAGGGCGTCGCCGATCCGCGAGACGGCCCGGTCGTAGGTGAGGTTCTCGCCGCCGAGGATGTAGTGTTCGCCGCGCTCGCCGCGTTCGGCCGCGGCGACCAGCCCTGCGACGACGTCGTCGACGCCGACGATACTGAGTCCTCCGGGGAGGTAGGCCGGCATCGTCCGTTCGATCCCCATCGCGAGCAGCTGGGCGGTGAAGTTCCGATCACCGGGGCCGAAGATCGATGTCGGGTGCGTCGTCACCGCGTCGCCGGTTCGCTCGGCGTAGCGGTCGACGAGGCTCTCGGCTCGGGCTTTCGAGGCCTGATAGGCGCCGATCGGTTCGGCGACGTTGGTCTCGTCGGCGACGGGGTCGCTCCCGTTCGGACGGCGCGTCCCCGAGGTGCTCGTAAACACCACGCGCCCGGCGTCGGTCGCCGCACAGGCCTCGAGCAGGGTCGCGGTCCCGTCCCGGTTGACCCGGTGGACGGTCTCCGGGTCGGCGTTCCAGAGGCTCGCGCCCGCGAGGTGGAAGACGACGTCGGTGTCGTCGACCAGCGACTCGAGGACGCCCCGATCGAAGAGGTCGCCGACGTACCACTCGACGTCCTCGGGGTCGTCCCGACCGGGGCCCGAGCGGCTGAGCCCGCGGACCTCCCACCCCTCGGACCGGAGATGGTCACAGAGGTGGGTTCCCAGAAACCCCGTTGCGCCGGTGACTGCGGCGGTGTCCCCGGTCATCGCTCGAGCTGGGGCGGGACGGCGTCGCCGCTGGTCGCCGCGTAGAGGCGGTAGGCAGTCGAGACGGCCGGATGGGTGTCCTCGGACGGCGGTAGTCGTCCGCCGGAGAGTCGCTCGCGGACCGCGTCGAGGTCGAGCTCGTCGAGGTTCTCGACGGCGACTGGACGGGTCGACTCGGGAACCAGTTCCGAGAGCGCCTCGTCGTCCCCGATCGCGCGACCGAGCAGGGAGGTGGCGACGGCGTCGACGGCCGGGGCCGACCCCGACAGCACCGCGTCGACCGCGGCGGGATCGTCCCCGTAGGCGACGACCCCGTCGAGGACGGCGAGGACGGGTTCGACCGCGCGGGTCACTGCGATCGCGATCCGTTCGGGTTCGGCGGTCGAGCGGACGAGTCGGGCGAGCGTTCGCGTCGCTCCGGCGACCATACCCTCGGCGGTCGGCCGCAGCGTCGGCACGACGATCGTCGGCGACTCGAGCAGCGGCTCCGGCACCGAGAGCGCGACCGATCGCCCTCCGGCGGATCGGTACTCGTTTCGTTTCGGGACGTCGGCCAGATCGACCAGCGCGGCCCCGACGCGCTCGGCCAGGCGGTCGTACCCCAGATACGACGCCGTCCGCTCGAACGCGATGCGGTCGTCGCTGCGCCCGAGGACGGCGACGTCGGCCCCGAGCTCGCGATCGAGCCACGCGGCGACCGCGCCGACGACCGCGGGATCGGTCACGACGCCCGTCGAGGGGTGGAACGGGTAGTGTGCGTCGGGCGCGATCGCGACCCGATCGGCGTCCTCGAGACGGTCTCGATGGGGAGCGAGGACGGTTCCGACGGCGTCCTCGAGGCGGGCCCGCCGGGTGTCGACGTCGGGCCGCCAGCCGCGGCCGTCGCGATCGACCGCGGCCAGGCGAACGGCGTTCACGGGCGCACCTCCGGCAGCTCGATCTCGGTAGCTGTGGTCTCGGCTGCCAGATCGTACGCTCGCTCGGCGAGCGCGAGCGACCGCCGCCCATCGCGGCCGCTGACGGGCGGCTCCTCACCGTTCCGGATCGCCCCGACGAAGTCCGCCAGCGCGTCGTAGTGGGCCTGCAGGTAGAACGTCGGCCCGAACACGGTTCGGTCGGCGGCGCCGACGCGGCTGGCGACGTTCTCGAGGGCGGCCCGGGCCGCGCTCGCATAGAAGTGCTCCGGGAGGTGCTCCTGGTTGGTGATCGTGCCCGTGATCCCCTCCAGGCGCAGCCGGGTGTTGACCTCGGGGAGCTCTTCCCACTGGTAGGAGCCACAGTGCAGCGTGACCGTCGTTCCCGTCTCGGGCGCGCGCAGCAGGACCGTCGCGGCGTCCTCGACGTCGATGTCGAGGGTGTGGCCCGTCGTCGCCGCGCGCACTTCTAGTTCGCCGAACAGCCACTCGAGGACGTCGAAACAGTGCACGCCGAGCTCGAGCAGGGAGCCGCCCCCGACGGCGTCGGAATCGAGCGGCCAGGAGGGGGGTGCGGCGTCGGCTGGGGGGCGCCCGAGCGGGCCGTCGTTGAGCCGGGTGATCGAGGCGTAGGGAACGTGACCGACGCTGCCGTCCTCGTAGGCCGACTTGACGCCGACCATGTCGGGCTGGTAGCGAAGCGTGTGGTCGACGCCGACGGCGATCCCGGCCTGTGTCGCGGTCTCGAGCATCCGATCGGCTTCCTCCGTCGAACGGGCCAGGGGTTTCTCGACGAAAACGTCGACCCCGTGCTCGGCAGCTCGTTCGACGGCCTCCGCGTGGAGAAAGGGCGGGAGTGCGACGACGGCGACGTCGAGATCCTCGGCCGCGAGCAGCGCCGCGTAGTCGTCGTAGGTGCGCTCGACGCCGGCCCGTTCGGCCCGCTCGCGGTTCTCCGGAACCGCGTCCGCGGC
This genomic window from Natronococcus occultus SP4 contains:
- a CDS encoding nucleotide sugar dehydrogenase, which translates into the protein MSDRPPAPYDDDLTDEAFRDRLVGGEIPVAVYGLGKMGLPLAGVYAEMTGNVTGVDVDPAVVESVEDGRSHVVGEPGLDVLVADQVERGRLGATTDGAGAAGDARIHVIIVPTLVTEDDDPDLGTVESVVEDIAAGLAPGDLVIAESTLPPGSCRDVLLPHLCQESGLERGTFGLAFCPERTKSGRALQDIRGAYPKVVGGVDAASTRAAELIYGELTSNEVHPVSDATTAEAVKVFEGVYRDVNIALANELGRLADELGISVREAIDTANGIPVCQLHEPGPGVGGHCIPYYPHFLLSRLEEPMPVMRTARELNDAMPSVVVDRLADELAATGVDLAEASVAVLGITYRPGVEETRASPAIGVIEALREAGADVVGVDPLVDPAEYGARPVTIEDVPEKSFDGVVVVTPHEEFEAIPWGDLEPMVVLDGRDAIDLSGTGHRQYTLAGTHAGSSPVVNAGELEDASDAPDPEPTRTDGGGDV
- a CDS encoding glycosyltransferase family 2 protein, translating into MYKGQSVAVVVTAYEEAAFVGRVLETVPDYVDRIYAVDDASPDDSWAVIRRVAERINESTEPTRTVADGGDGRRVVPIRHEENRGYGAAVKTGYERAVDDGIDVVAVMNGDGQMDPAILDRILDPVVDGEADYAKGNRLLTPEDRDSMSTFRFVGNAMLTGLSKFATGYWTLSDPQNGYTAISRETIERLDLEAITDQYGFLNHLLTHLNVAECRVADVPMTAVYGEEESSIRYPAFVQFVSLLLLRSFCWRLKIRYVVRGFHPAVVFYGAGATGLAGGVAGLVGSLARHLRGAESVTDAIASFVAVLVGTTALGIGIWLDREENAALEVAPSDRLDEDVTDETSSERLGETAPQSVD
- a CDS encoding DoxX family protein, encoding MSTTTRNRLESRYAGITLEGQPHALSAWFIVALRFVMGAMMLFAGLGKFAFVSGEAFDASGFLVHGIDPASPVSGLYAAMAGNAMLLEVINVVVPVTQVLIGVALIAGAFVRLAALGGAIQMSMFYLGGWEGQWLALFDSTLIYAVVFLAIAAFGAGRILGLDRYIAQLQVGGQALVERFPKLRYLLS
- a CDS encoding PAS domain-containing sensor histidine kinase — encoded protein: MDVREPEALVPAAVDTLPINFAILDSEGTILYTNHAWRAFGRANDIDLRPDTIGTNYLEITEQAETETAQTAATGLSEILTGERELFEFEYPCHSPDQQRWFLMRAAQFTDGNRRYVAVAHFDITDRYEYQRRLEESNERLRQFAHAASHDLQEPLRMITNYLQLLERRYSDELDEDAEEFIEFAVDGAERMEAMIEGLLTYSRVETQENSFDSVDLEAVLEDVLTDLGIRIEETDAEITAEPLPTVSGDASQLRQLFQNLLENALQYSGEQKPRVSIAATRDEDEWVISVSDEGIGIDHEEADRVFEVFQRLHSHEEYDGTGIGLALCERIVERHGGEIWVAADSDGGSTFSFTLPRADT
- a CDS encoding SpoIIAA family protein; the protein is MIEKLPRSEGNSIGYEATDELSEDEYAEILADVEAAIDEYGSAKLLLDLSGVSDSYAEFDAYEEDFGFYLRHGEDMDCYAVVGDDSVLEWGTELSDRVTETDIEFFDAEDLDDAWEYVEEQ
- a CDS encoding DUF354 domain-containing protein, with the protein product MRILVFANTPAHVHLYRHTVNRLERAGHDVLVLTREYACTTDLLEFFGMPYRVYGDHGTDAYSRLRFARELGGQLGTIVRESVRFRPDVVFGRGPYAALAGTVTRAPTVLVLDDEPGDFNHTVSRPFADCILSPAVTRRDLGPDHYTFEGFKECAYLHPDVFEPDGRIREYLGVDPEEPYVLLRFNALDALHDTDLEGFRPEQRRDLIERLSEDATVFVSDERGEMELRDSPARPYDLHPALIHDAMAEASLLVADTGTMATEAALLGTPAFRYRGTDDHEYGEFQALERAGLAEQFDAYENLRDRAIDVLGDEGVPARWQRRRQAYVGELVNLTDLLVDIATARGSLDRLSPPAKQAIRPRSQSL
- a CDS encoding glycosyltransferase — protein: MNVLVVTANADAPFLTQQVDALEARGVAVRILPIAGEVGADVDRSPLDYVRTVPRVLREAGPEYDLVHAHYGLTAPAALAQLRLPVVLSLWGSDVYGPAAPVSKLCAPLCAETVVMSDAMRTELGRGTVIPDGVDLERFRPESRARAREDVGWSADEYHVLFPYSPARTVKNYPRAERVVAAASRRLDRPVRLQTVSGVDHDAVSTYLNAADALLLTSDSEGSPNSVKEALACNVPVVSVPVGDVPERLGGVDPSVVARTDRALVAGLVDVLERGERSNGREAAREVSIERTADRMLAVYERATGTRVADREREREAVASR
- a CDS encoding NAD-dependent epimerase/dehydratase family protein; this translates as MTGDTAAVTGATGFLGTHLCDHLRSEGWEVRGLSRSGPGRDDPEDVEWYVGDLFDRGVLESLVDDTDVVFHLAGASLWNADPETVHRVNRDGTATLLEACAATDAGRVVFTSTSGTRRPNGSDPVADETNVAEPIGAYQASKARAESLVDRYAERTGDAVTTHPTSIFGPGDRNFTAQLLAMGIERTMPAYLPGGLSIVGVDDVVAGLVAAAERGERGEHYILGGENLTYDRAVSRIGDALDGAPARVPVPPTAIHAAGPVAELVDATTGRRVFPFDRRMARLATQRLFYTSRKAHEELGYTYRPLEAHLPETAAWYRTEFG
- a CDS encoding DUF362 domain-containing protein, producing MNAVRLAAVDRDGRGWRPDVDTRRARLEDAVGTVLAPHRDRLEDADRVAIAPDAHYPFHPSTGVVTDPAVVGAVAAWLDRELGADVAVLGRSDDRIAFERTASYLGYDRLAERVGAALVDLADVPKRNEYRSAGGRSVALSVPEPLLESPTIVVPTLRPTAEGMVAGATRTLARLVRSTAEPERIAIAVTRAVEPVLAVLDGVVAYGDDPAAVDAVLSGSAPAVDAVATSLLGRAIGDDEALSELVPESTRPVAVENLDELDLDAVRERLSGGRLPPSEDTHPAVSTAYRLYAATSGDAVPPQLER
- a CDS encoding Gfo/Idh/MocA family protein; the protein is MLSQFRSRASDSGALSVGVLGVGNIGTVHLKSALAMPDVAVVAAADAVPENRERAERAGVERTYDDYAALLAAEDLDVAVVALPPFLHAEAVERAAEHGVDVFVEKPLARSTEEADRMLETATQAGIAVGVDHTLRYQPDMVGVKSAYEDGSVGHVPYASITRLNDGPLGRPPADAAPPSWPLDSDAVGGGSLLELGVHCFDVLEWLFGELEVRAATTGHTLDIDVEDAATVLLRAPETGTTVTLHCGSYQWEELPEVNTRLRLEGITGTITNQEHLPEHFYASAARAALENVASRVGAADRTVFGPTFYLQAHYDALADFVGAIRNGEEPPVSGRDGRRSLALAERAYDLAAETTATEIELPEVRP